A region of the Montipora foliosa isolate CH-2021 chromosome 8, ASM3666993v2, whole genome shotgun sequence genome:
AATGGAAAAACCGCCAACTTTTCTCGCATCTCCAACAGCGCGCTTCACGCTTCCCGCGGTCCAAATATGATTATCCTTGAGCATGATCATCGACGATAAATCATATCGGTGCGTCGAGACTCCACCGACGAGGAGCGCATATTTTTCTACCATGCGAAATCCAGGCGTTGTCTTGCGAGTCCCAGCTATTTCTCCGTTCCAGTTTCGCTCCTCTTTGAGTTTCGCCAAATTTCTAGCCTTCGTTGCAACCCCACTTGCTCTTGTAATACAGTTTAAGGCCACTCTTTCTCCAAGCAGGATCTTATTAACTTTACCGATGACCTTTGCCACTGTAGTCGCCGGTTGTATTTGCTCACCTTCAGGAAACAACCACTCTACTTTGCAACCTAACTCTTCGAATATGGCGTCGAAAAAAGGTATCCCTGCTAACACACCTCTGGACTTGCAAAGCAAAATTGCAGTTTCTTCAGTCTCTCCAACAACAAAACCACCATAATCAAAACTTGGTGAGTCCTCAGCTAACCAATGCTGGATATGCTGGCGCAAGGAAACTGGATGCAGCAGTGGGGCAAACGCACTGCATTCGTCCGCCATGTTTGAGCTTGGCTACCTAGTTTTTTTTCCCATGAGCCCAAGGGGGggaactaaaacaacaaaatggtGAACAGAGGAGAAGCGACACAcgagttatttatttttagcatTTCTGTTTATGTCTCGCTTGTGCattcaaatattaattttggGGAACTATACGATGTGAAGTACGGATTTGAAATTTCGAAAGAGCCTGTTCTTTTAAAAGAGGTAAGTTTTCTAACTTCATTTTTTTCACCAATTGTGTAACGCAACGTCTCCCATTTCCTTGTTCAGCTGTTGCATACAAGAGAGCGGGCACCTGCAGGCAGGCAGGAAGgcaatttttttacttttcacaTAAGATTAAATATGCGTAGCTAGTGGTAGGAAATACTAATAACGATTTCATTGATAGCGTTTAATAAATGAAACCTTACACAACACACACTGTACGTTGTACAATACGAATTTTGCAAGACAAAAAGGATTTAACTACATGTAAAATTGAAGGTCTTTCTTTGTTTGCAGCTCACACTTGGCCACAATGATTGGTTTGAGAATTGCAATCCCCCAGCAAGCCTATTTCAAGAAATGTGATAGGAAATGATAATTTCCGAGTTTTCGAGATTTAGGACTTTGTTTTGCGTTTagttaagcctggtttacactgtattaaataataatgatatatttaacaattattcgccgaaggcgaagtgattatcggtgaatattcaccgataatcactgagcctgaggcgaataattatcttagtataaatacacaggtgattatttcaaaaaagagaaaaaaaaacatttcaacgcgaaatcatcttcgcttacagtggcaaaacgactactggcagccattttgtccgtcggagtgattatcggctgataatccgagatagcgagccaatgagagcgcgcgattttgtataatcacctgtgtatttatgctaaaataatttaaaacttatatagcgcattttccatGTAAACa
Encoded here:
- the LOC137967678 gene encoding nicotinate-nucleotide pyrophosphorylase [carboxylating]-like is translated as MADECSAFAPLLHPVSLRQHIQHWLAEDSPSFDYGGFVVGETEETAILLCKSRGVLAGIPFFDAIFEELGCKVEWLFPEGEQIQPATTVAKVIGKVNKILLGERVALNCITRASGVATKARNLAKLKEERNWNGEIAGTRKTTPGFRMVEKYALLVGGVSTHRYDLSSMIMLKDNHIWTAGSVKRAVGDARKVGGFSIKIEVECRSIDEAREAATAGADVVMLDNFEPDALHKTAAVLKQEFPHLLIEGSGGVKLDNITQYFGPNIDVISMGSLTQGYETVNFSLKVLKEGHDPLNPSVTI